A region from the Leptospirillum ferriphilum ML-04 genome encodes:
- a CDS encoding HNH endonuclease, whose product MAEQVLLLNATYEPLKVVPWQKAVHLFFQGKIEIVETYDRQIASAHLTMRMPAVVRLFRLVSFHHVRQMVKFSRETLFTRDSFCCQYCGKRFDKHDLTFDHVLPAARGGPKTWENIVTACRKCNHRKSGKTPEEAGMKLLKKAERPHWSPAILVMMNLNCRGPKVWENYLYDASRTMFSQTVEPHM is encoded by the coding sequence ATGGCGGAACAGGTCCTTCTTCTCAATGCAACCTACGAACCGTTGAAGGTTGTTCCCTGGCAGAAGGCGGTTCATCTTTTTTTTCAGGGAAAAATCGAAATCGTCGAAACGTACGACAGGCAGATCGCATCGGCCCATCTCACCATGCGAATGCCTGCCGTGGTCCGTCTCTTCCGCCTCGTCTCCTTCCATCATGTTCGCCAAATGGTCAAGTTTTCCCGGGAAACTCTTTTTACGCGTGACTCCTTCTGCTGCCAATATTGCGGCAAGCGGTTCGACAAGCACGATCTGACATTCGATCATGTGTTGCCTGCCGCGCGGGGAGGTCCAAAAACATGGGAAAATATCGTGACGGCCTGCCGGAAATGCAATCACAGGAAATCAGGGAAAACGCCCGAAGAAGCCGGTATGAAACTGCTGAAAAAAGCCGAACGTCCCCACTGGTCTCCGGCGATTCTGGTCATGATGAACCTCAATTGCCGTGGCCCCAAAGTCTGGGAGAATTATCTGTATGATGCCTCCCGGACGATGTTCTCCCAAACGGTCGAACCCCATATGTAG